The DNA region CACGGTTGAATACCAGGGCTGCGGTAATGCCATAAAGCAGAAAATCGTACCAGTCGACAACGGCACCGGCAAAGCTTCCCAGCGCAGCGCGTCGGGCGCGATTAAGCGATGGAGCGTCCTCCGCGGAGGGGGTGGAGATGAGGGTGGAATCCATAGTAATCCTGTCTGTACTGATTTTATTATTAGTATGGGAATGAGAGTTACACACATTGCGGCCAACATATAAGTGGCTATTATGAGACTACCCCGACAAGCAGGAAGAGAAAACGATTTTTAATCCGTTGAGAGCAGAATAGGAAAATTAAGCGGATGTGGCGTCCGGAAAAAGAAAAGCAAAAAGCCCGCTAAAAAGCGGGCTTTTTTAAATCTGGCTCCTCTGACTGGACTCGAACCAGTGACATACGGATTAACAGTCCGCCGTTCTACCGACTGAACTACAGAGGAATCGTTGTGGAGGCTTATCTTAGCGGCGAAAAATCTTTTGTCAAACCCCATTTCCGACATTAGCGGTTAACTGGTGCTTCTCTCAACAATTTGTTGCAATTGCAGTGATTTTATCGGGAAAAAACTTTGCAGCTTTTCCGTTTCTCCCTCATCATTTGAAATGAAGTTTTAACTTTCTTCTCTAAGGTCCATTTTGAACGTCTCCGCAGCCCTACGCCAGGCCGTCGCTCGCACGCCCTGGTATGCTAAACGCAAGCGTTATAAGGTACTTTTCTGGCGCGAAATTACCCCGCTTGCTGTGCCTATTTTTCTCGAGAATACCTGTGTTTTGCTGATGGGCGTACTCAGTACGTTTCTGGTCAGTTGGCTGGGGAAGGAGGCGATGGCCGGCGTCGGTCTGGCCGACAGTTTCAATATGGTGATTATGGCCTTTTTTGCTGCTATCGATCTGGGGACGACGGTCGTGGTGGCTTTTAGTCTCGGTAAGCGCGATCGCAGACGCGCCCGAGCCGCGGCCCGGCAATCTCTGGTGATTATGACGCTGTTTGCCGTGATTCTGGCGGCGGTGATTCACTACTTTGGTGCGCAGATTATCAATGTTGTGGCGGGAGAAGCGACAGCGGAAGTGAAAGAGTTGGCGCTGACTTATCTGGAATTAACGGTCATTAGCTATCCCGCAGCGGCAATTGCCCTGATTGGCAGCGGTGCGTTGCGGGGGGCGGGCAATACGAAAATCCCACTGTTGATTAATGGTGGGATGAATATCCTCAACATCATCATCAGTAGTATCCTGATTTACGGGATTTTTTCCTGGCAAGGGGTCGGCTTTGTTGGCGCTGGACTGGGCCTGACCATATCGCGTTATATTGGCGCGGTCGCCATTATCTGGGTGCTGATGATTGGATTTAATCCGGCTCTGCGCATATCACTGAAAAGTTATTTTAAACCACTTAACTTCGCCATCATCTGGGAAGTCATGGGGATTGGTATCCCTGCCAGTATTGAATCGGTACTGTTCAACGGCGGCAAGTTGTTAACGCAGATGTTCGTCGCCGGGATGGGGACCAGCGTTATTGCCGGCAATTTCATTGCTTTCTCCATTGCCGCGCTAATTAATCTACCGGGGAACGCGCTGGGATCTGCATCCACCATCATTACCGGAAGACGTCTGGGGAACGGACAGATTGCCCAGGCAGAGATTCAACTGCGCCACGTGTTCTGGCTTTCCACCATTGGCCTGACGGCTATCGCCTGGTTGAGCGCACCGTTTGCCGGGCTGATGGCATCGTTTTACACCCACGATCAGGAGGTAAAAGACGTTGTTGTCATCCTGATTTGGCTCAACGCGGCATTTATGCCGATCTGGGCTGCTTCCTGGGTTTTACCTTCGGGGTTTAAAGGCGCGCGCGATGCGCGTTTCGCCATGTGGGTATCGATGCTGGGAATGTGGGGCTGCCGTGTGGTTGCTGGCTATACGCTGGGGATCGTGCTTGGCTGGGGTGTCGTGGGGGTCTGGATGGGGATGTTCTTCGACTGGGCAGTACGTGCAGTGCTGTTTTATTGCCGTATGGTCAGTGGTCGTTGGCTGTGGAAATACCCGCGAGCGAAACATGAAAAGGTGACAAAATCCCCCGTTGTGTCTGAATAAACGACGAAATGGAGAATATTTCGGCAAACAGACGCGATAGCGCATTCAGGCTTTGACAACGACGGTGGGCGTCGCTAATATGCGCCTCGTTCACACAATTCCTCTGTAGTTCAGTCGGTAGAACGGCGGACTGTTAATCCGTATGTCACTGGTTCGAGTCCAGTCAGAGGAGCCAAATTCTTGTTTTCATGCCGCTCTGCGAATCCTTATACGATTTGGATTCAATAAGTTAGCGTGAGAATTCTTCCCGATGCATTTTCAGTTTACCCTCCGCATCGGGAGAATTTGGTGGTCAGATTTGGGGTCAAGTTGGTTCGATGACGGAGTGACCCCCAAATGTCTCTTAACGACTCAAAAATCCGCAACTTAAAACCATCCGAAAAACCCTTCAAAGTCTCCGACTCTCACGGTCTATACCTTTTAGTTAATCCAGGCGGTTCACGTCTCTGGTATCTCAAATATCGTATCAATAGAAAAGAATCCCGCCTCGGCTTAGGTGCCTATCCTGATGTCTCTCTGGCTGATGCTCGTCAACAACGTGACGGTATCCGTAAATTGCTGGCGCAGAATATCAATCCAGCTCAACAACGTTCTGCTGAAAGAACCACTAACTCACCCGAAAAAACCTTCAAGCATGTTGCACTGGACTGGCATAAAAGCAACCGAACATGGTCGGAGAACCACGCAACTCGTCTGCTTGCCAGCATGAACAATCATATCTTCCCGATAATTGGACACCTGCCAGTCACAGAACTGAAAACCCGCCATTTCATCGACCTGCTGAAAGGGATTGAGAAAAAAGGTCTGCTGGAAGTGGCGGCACGCACCCGGCAGCATATGTGCAATATAATGCGCCATGCCGTGCATCAAGAGTTGATAGAGCATAATCCGGCGGCCAATCTGGACGGTATCATCGCCCCTCCCGTTAAACGCCACTACCCTGCCCTTCCTTTGGAGCGACTATCGGAGCTGTTGACTCGCGTAGAGGACTATCAGCAAGGACGAGAATTAACCCGCCTCGCGGTATCACTCACCCTGCACCTGTTCATCCGTTCCAGCGAGTTGCGCTTTGCCCGTTGGTCTGAGATCGATTTTAGAAACAAAATCTGGACCATTCCGGCTACCCGTGAATCCATTCCTGGTGTGCGTTATTCCGGGCGTGGTGCCAAAATGCGCACGCCACATATCGTTCCCCTCTCTCGCCAGTCCATCGCTATACTGAAACAGATACGGGATATATCCGGGCATCAGGAACTGATATTCCCCGGTGACCATAATCCATATAAACCAATGTGCGAAAACACGGTCAACAAGGCGCTGCGCTTGATGGGTTATGACACCAAAGAGGAAATCTGCGGCCACGGATTCCGCGCAATGGCCTGTAGTGCCCTGATGGAATCTGGACTGTGGGCGCAGGATGCGGTTGAGCGCCAAATGAGCCATCAGGAACGCAATAGCGTTCGAGCGGCTTACAACCATAAAGCAGAATATCTCGATGCCCGAAAAGCGATGATGCAATGGTGGTCAAATTATCTGGATACGTGCAGGGAAGCCTATGTGCCACCGTATATCTGGGGATCAAGGGGATAACATTAAGACGGCATAATCTTAGATATGAGGCCGTATCATTCCATCCGGCCTCATTGAGGATTGTGTACTTTTACCTGTTCAGCTAACAACGCTAATAGATGGCGAAACCGCTCCTGAAGGCGTAGGAAGGTTAGCTGCGGGAAAGTTAAAACGCTGTCGCGCACTCATAATTTGCAGAACTAAACCAGTGACTGGTACTTACGTACTATGCAGAAAATGGCTGACGGAATTGGATAACAACGTCGCGGGAAATGCTCTGCGGCTGGTGAGTCTGGGGCGAAAAAATAAACTGTTCTTCGACTCTGATCACGAAGGTGATCAGGGAACGGACGGATAGGCCGTTTGTCGACTGAACGGCATAGATTCGGATCACTACCTGTATCATGTGCTGAATGACATCGCCGACTGGCTGGTGAGTTGTGATAAGGAACTGCTGCCATGGCGGGTAAAACTATCTCCGGAATAACCCTTTCAAAACGGCTGTACACTTATGAATATGCAAGTTAAGCGTGGAAAAATTCAATTTCAGTGTAATTGCTAATTTTCAGGCGGAATGCTTGGTCATATGGCTAAGTGTTATATTAGCAGGCTCTATCGCCGTCAGCCCATCGCTTTATATCACTTATATTCGGTGACCTGATACCTGTACTCAAGATATTCTTAGTTGTATACAGACTAATCTTAGCTTTGTCGCCACCATGGTTTTCTATCTCAATTAGCGTGTTGTTGATAAATAATCCCTCTGAAAGAAGCTTTTGATTGATCTCACCTATTTTTCGATCACTGTCGAACTCGCTTAATACAATGACCGGATTTCCTGAATATGACTGATATTCCAGACACTGCCTTGCCATGTGCCTTAGGGTTCGATAAGTATCGGAGGACCTCGTCTTGCTAATGAAACTGCCGTCTAAAGATGATTTGCTATTTTTCAAATCGCTTACGGTTATGGCACATCCGCTAATTGATATAGAAAATAATATTGTAGCTAGGGACAAATATTTCAATTTATGCTCCATTATTCTGGTAAATGTCCTACTCAGGTTAGGATCAAAATTGCGTTTTCTTTCAGACGGAATTTTGATTTGGTATATCAACAATAACCATGAGCCCACCTTCTGCAGACGTACTTAGGAAAACACTGCTGTTATGTTGCTGCGCAACCGCTTTGACTATTGCAAGCCCCAATCCGCTCCCGCTTTGTATCTGATTGGGATCACGGAAAAATCTGTCGAACACCCTCTCCCTCAATTCAACCCTGATTCCGGGCCCTGCATCTGAGATACGCAATTGAGTGGATTTATCTAATGATCGTACCTCTACCTCAACCCGCCCGCCCTCAGGACTGTACTTCACAGCATTTTCAATTAAGTTGTCGATCAGCGACATTAGGCGTTCCCTGACACCTGTAATCCAGACTTCATCATGAGCGTAGAACTCAAGCTCAATTCTGTTCTCAGCAGCTAGCGGTGCCAACTCAGCCATTCGCTCTTGTATTAGCGTCGTCAGCGGTACAGGCTCCATAACAGTGTCAATGCGTGCTTCACTGTGCATCAGCACCAGCAACTGATTGACGAGACGAGCAGCACGGCTATTGCTACGAATAATCCCTGCAAGCAATTCCTGTTGACTAAAGTTGCTTACATCGGACTGCAAAGCCTCAACATTGACTCGCATTGCAGCCAGCGGAGTACGCAACTCGTGAGCGGCATCTGCAATGAAAGTCCGTTCCCTTTCAGTGCTTTCTCTTACCCTAGCAAGGAATATATTAATCGCGTCCACTATTTGGCGAAGCTCCTTATGCTTTGGCACTGCTTTTAAGGGAGAAATATCTTCTGGCGTTCGTAAGGAAACTTCATTTGCCACCTTGTTCCAAGGACGCATTGCAATGCGGATTGACAGCCACGCTGGAAACAAAAGAAAGGGAATGCATACCAGCAGCGGTAATATGTAATATCCGCGCGAGTTCAGGTATATGAAGAAGTTCCAGCCTCCAGCAGGAGTGAGCAGTGTCACCTCTGTGTCGGAGCTCCTAGACTTCAGAGTACGGCTAGTCCAAGTGCGACCGTTACTCTGAATATTTTGAATCATCCCATAACCGGTGTTTGCCACTCCTACCGGAGCGCCATCAGATGAATAAATTATCTCTTTATTTTTCCGAACGATTAGGCTGATTGACATTTTTGGGTCTTCGCCTCCGCCATAGCCTTCCCGCAATGCTTTGCTGAATTTTTCCAGCACATCGGTTAGATCGTGCGGGCGATCCCCCATACGATCCACCACTGTCAGAATGGTTTCATAGGTTTTGCTGCCTGATAGCATTGGAGGGCTACGTAAGTTATCCCATAAAATGTAGGTCAGAAAAATACACCAAATCAGCGTGAGTAATAGCATCTGGGCGATCATAATTCGCCGTACTAGCGTTGGGATTCTCAGATAGTGCCAAAAATTACGCATCAACCTCCCCCCTTCTGAATGGGTACGGTATCAATGACAAACCCAACACCTCTCACCGTTCGCACATAGCCGTCACCGATTTTGCGACGCAAATTTCCCATATGTACATCGAGCGCATTACTCATATTTTCTTTTGCACCGAAGATTCTTTCTTCCAGAAAACTACGTGTCATAACACGGTCAGCACGCGACATTAACGTTTCAAGCAGCGCGTATTCACTTGCCGTCAAATCAACATGCCTTTCGCTCACGGTCACGCGACGAGTCGGCACATGGAGAGTTAGCCCTCGAATCTCTATCACCTCATTCTGAAAACCATAACTGCGCCGCACAAGTGCTCTTACCCTAGCCAATAACTCGGCGAGAACAAAAGGTTTGACGAGATAGTCGTCAGCACCAGCATCCAGCCCAGTCAAGCGATCTTGCAGCGTGCCTCGAGCAGTCAGGATGATGACGGGGATCCCCTTGAACTGCTGACGCAGACGCGCCATCAAGCTCATGCCATCACCGTCGGGCAGGCCGAGATCGAGCAATACAAGTTCTGGCACCCATACATCGAGTTGATGCAGAGCATCCACTTTACGGCGAACCCATATGACATCTAATCCCTGGTCTGTGAGGGCAATACGTACACCATTGCCGAGATCTATGTCGTCTTCGATTAGGAGAATTTTCACAATAGTTACTTTATCAACAGTGAATGAAGAACGTCTGAAGAAAAAAACGGTATCAGTAAATCTATCAGGTTTGCAGAACTGGAACTTACTTCAGTATTTCTTCATTTTTGGCTCATGAGAACTTCAGGGTCAGCATTCAAACTGAGCAATCTGGCGTTTAAAACCACTTGTATCGTAGTCAGTTGAACCCACAAGGATTTCCTTAATGAGAAAGATCGAACTGAGTCATAAGTTCCGCCATTCACTCTTGGGGCATACCCTGGGAAAATTGTTGTCAGGATTTGTCCTAGCGTTACTGGCAACCCCAATATTGGCAGCAGAACAGAAACAGGGCAACGAGTTGACCCTAGGAGGAGGAGTGGAGGTTGCGCCACGTTATTCTGGTTCAGATGAAAACCGAGTCACGACGGCCCTAGTGATTGATTATTCAATGGTAAATGGTTTCTTCGTCAGCTCCACGCGTGGTATCGGTTACGGTAACAACATCGGCAAATTTGATTACAGCGCTGCGCTGAGTTATCGCGCTGGCCGAAAGGATCGTGACGTGGACAGCGACTCACTCAGCTACGGTAGCGACTACCTGCGCGGTATGGGTGACGTTAAAGGCTCAGCTATCGGTATGCTTGGTCTTGGATACGAGGTAACCGACTGGCTTAATTTGCAATTGCAGGCTGAGGTACCAGTTTCTCAGCGAAGCAATGGTGAGGCTCTGCATTTCAGCATTGTCAGCCCGCTTTATACGTCATCGAAAAACTCTGTGACGCTGTCGCTGACCAGTAGTTGGGGAACCAGTAAGTACATGCAGACTTACTACGGAGTAAGTGCTTCACAGTCGGCCGCATCGGGGTTTACTCGATATGATGCCAAGTCTGGAATTTATGCCTACTCACTGAATATGGACTGGACACACAAGCTTAATCAAGACTGGAGCGTAGTTGCCGCAGCAGGTTTTACGCAGTTGGCTGGTGATGCACGAAATAGTCCAATTGTTCAGCGAAAAACATCGCCCACGGGCAGCCTGAAGGTGACATATAGCTTCTGATCGTTGTTCGACGTGTACTTCGCGGTAGCTTGTGGCTAGGCACTGTCAATAAATACAAATTCGCCCCCGCCCCAGTTCAGATGATGGGGCGCTACTCAACTCACCATATCGCCTCGATTATGTCATGTCACTCAGCGCTATGTTATTAACGGTACTTATTTGAGGAGCAACAAATGAATTTAAAACTGACGATGAAAGCGGCTCTAGTAACTCGAGCCCAAACCAGAATTAGTTTTAGCATTTGCGAAGAACTAGCCGCGAATTTTGAGTACTGGATTAGCTTAATCTGGTATTTATTCTTCTTTTTTCCTACAGCCAGACATGGTCCGGAAACGCAGTCTGAGGCGCTAATCATTCAATAAAATTCAGACATCATAACGTTGTATGATCCCGCACCCTGAAAAAATCACTGAACAATTTCGTGCTTTTTTTGAAAAGCCCAATAAAATGATGGGGTTTACCATGTCAAAAAAACAAACACTTCCAAGTACAAACTCTAATTCTCCTGACTGGATGACTATAAGCGAAGCAGCTGAAATGACAAATAAAAAAGGGCTGGGAATTAAAAAAAAATGACATTTACAGACATGCATTACATGGTAGCATTCGTCTTTCCATTTACTTTCAATCGCCAATAGCATTACGAAAAATCCAAAGATCAGACAACAAAGTAAAGCTTAGGGAATCAGAACCTTCATTAATTAATCGATTATGTTTTTTTGATAAAACAACCTTCATTAACGAATGTAATTTTATTGTTAGCACTAACGGTGCATATATAATACCCACGCAGAGAATTCTTGACACCCAATTATTGGGATATGAACATGTTCTAATACAGAAATTACTTGCCTATTCTCTTAGAATCCCTCTACCGGTAACAGGAGCCATAGAATTTAATCATGGCATAACAGTAATCTTACAGGGTGAAATATTTCAACTATTCGAAAGGGTAACATGGAAGAAAAGGATAAAACAACAAATCATGAAACTTCCTAAGAGTATTGCACAAGATGTACACAAAGAAATATTCTCTCAGAGAATAAACTGTTACTTGGAAAAAGAGTATTTTCCTGCTCATGTTCTACCCCGTGATGCCTGTTTTGTCATTAGAAAATCTGAACTTGATAAATTAATTAACATCGTAACCAATAACAAAATGGACCCATTATCTTCAACACGAATATCGACACCGCTATCTCGACTTTTCTGGCTTGCCTGTAAAAACAATGAGTCTATCAGACCATTAATCAGGCAACCTTATAAGCTTCTGTCCATCTTTGAACAGTGGGCATCAGCCGAAGGCATGACCGACCGATTCAGCGGCGATACCTTAAAAACAGCGCTTGAACGTGGTTCACCTACGTCCATTTAGGTCCCCAATTAAAATGATGTTACACGCTCCAATCTGAAAACCCGTATTAAGGATTGTGGTGTCCGTAATACGGGCTCTTCTACTTTCACTCCTTCCCTCACTGTGTTTTTTTGTCATCTCCGGGGATATCCCATTTCTGCACTGGAGGTATTTATGACATCTCATCAGTTATTACGTCTGAAGCAAGTAGAAGTAAAAACCGGTCTGAAACGCTCACAAATCTACCTGTACATGAAAGAAGGCACCTTTCCCTCTTCAATAAAGATTGGGCCAGCCAGCGTCGCCTGGCTGGAATCCGAAATTGATGAATGGATTAACTTCAAATTAGCTAACCGTTTAACGCGCTGAAGGGGGATTGAAAATTATGTTTCCCTCACTAAACTATGCGGTATTAACAAACGCCCTAGCCGCGCTCAAGGAAGGCAATTTTCGTTATTGTGAAACGTTAGGATTCACATTCGACGAATTGAATGCCCTCAATCAACTATCCCTCGACGAACTGTTTATCGTCAGTCGGGCATCGGCACAGTTTATGTCGATCACTGTCCGTCACGACGTTCTACAACAGATCCTGACGCTATCCCACCAGGAAGCGCAGCGCCAGCAGCAGATAAATCGCGCCGTCAGATTGGGAGGGTCTATTGCACTCCTGAATCACTTTTTTGGCCTCACCTCGAATGAGGTCTGCACTCGCCGCCGCTTGCTGGGTGTCACCATCCCTTATGGCCGAACGCCTATCCCAGATGAAGCCATTGATGCAGAAATTTGGCTGTCATGGAAAAAGAACCGCTCTGAAAACCTTGATACACCTGACGCACTAGAAGCCATGATGCAGGTCACTGAATCGTTGTCCTCTAGAGAAAAAGGGCCTTCCCTGACCACAGTGTGGAACCGTATCACTCTTTGTGAGAAAGAAACACTGAACAGGAGGACATCGCATGCCAGATGAGATCGATCGCGATCAGGAATTTAATGAGCAACGCCTGGAGGAGATGATTGAACAGAACCGTTTCAAGCCAGGAACATCGCCCTCATTACATTACTGCCGTTTGTGCGGTGAACTCATTCCCGAGAAGCGGAGAGAAACCCTGCCGGGCGTGACAACCTGTACGGAATGCCAAACCATACTTGAGCGTCGTCAACGCTGATAATATGCAAGGATACGCGCAGAGAGACGCTCTTCTTTGCGCGTTCTTCATTATACGAGCAAACACCATCCGTATTATAAGTAGTGAAATGTTGAACAGAAAACCATCACTATTATTGTTACTTATCCAGCTTGTTCCAGACTTGCTCTGGAAAATCTCTATGTTAGAACACGATTAAATCGGATAACCAGCAACGAGCGAGAGTCGGATTAATTTCCCTTGATCTACCTAAAGAATATTATTCTGCCATCAAGAGACTAAATAACAGAATCCATCTATAATAAACCAATTTTATACATATCAGGAAGGTGTTACCCTTCCTGATAAAAACACTTAACTTTTGTTGAAGTTTTCCAAGTAATTATGAACTAATTCTTTCATGCGAACTTTAGATGCCATCAATAATTGAGAGGCTAAATTGGGCAACTCCTCTTTTTGAAGTTGACTTTGACTAATTTCCTTAATTATTTTGGAAGCATCAGTTCTTAATTCTTTTATCTTTGCCATTGTAAGTACAAAACTATCCGTGGCATAAGCATTATGAGTTGCCTTATCATCATGCTGAACTGAAACGCGTAATATATTATATTCCCTTCCATAATTAGCTATGAACCATAGCTCAGCGATCAAAAGTTGGCCATGTTCTTTTTTATTTAGAGGATTCCTCTCCTTTTTTCCACTTTTCGCTTCGATAAGATAGGCAGTTTTATCATGAGTAATCCACATGACATCCGGACCATCACCATTATTATCGAATCTTTCTGAGCTAAAACCCAAATATTTTCCTAGATTGCACAAAGACTCTTCAAATTGATTGGAAGAGGCATTCTCATGTAAAAAAGAGGTATTACTTTCGAACTCTCTATATACACCCAGCCTTGCCCTATATCCGTCAAATAAGGAGGATATAGATTTACTTTGCTCATCTGGAATATTCATTTTTATATAAGGCGGTTTTACTTGAGGTCTCTGCAAGTGAATATTGCACGCAAAAGCCTCTTTTTGTAAATCAGCGGATAACTCTTCCTGCCCCCAATGATGAGATATTTTCGCAGCTAACTGCAATAACCATCCCTTAGATTTTTGGTCAACTATTTTGTTACTTGTAAACTCCCTTATTCTGGCAATTGCTTTTTCTGAGTGACCATTCAACCATAATTCTAAAGATTTCCTCTCGGTCAATGAGTATTCTAAATCTGAATTATTTGTATGATTTTTACCGACACTTTCAGCTAAAGTTTCTGCATGATATTCGACCCATTCCTCGTCACGATTCAGACTTTTTCTCATCGTTTCCGCTAATTCTTTTGCTGATGATATTTCTTTACTGACAGTATTCCCCATATCTATCTGCGCACGAGTTGCATTTGTCAAAAGACTAAAGTTACTTTCTCGCGCGATCCATGACGACAATGCTTTACCTGCCATAATAATAATACAATAATCGCCGCTACCTCTTGCCCCTCTACCGATACCTTGCTCGATTCTTTGGGCAAGCAATTGATTAATAGCAGCACCTCCAGCTAAAGCCATAGCCCTGTAATTGTCGTAATCAGAGGTACCTTTAGGTAACTCATCCATTACAACTAGTCGACATGCTTCTCCTGGCAAATCAATACCATCATATCTATTAATTAATGTTAAAGGTCTATCACTGGTTCCATTGATTAATTCTTTGATAAATGTATCAACTTCACCATTGTTCTTGGGTATCTTTGATACATCTCTCCATTTCTCAGCCTGAAGAGTTGAAGGTGTCAATATTAAAACCCTTTTCTTATTCTCTGAAAGCCAGATTACAAGTTTTTTAATTGTATCATCAATATTAAATTGAAATGGCATTAGCTCAGGGATTAATATCATCCTTTCGCTAATTCCAGCCAGTGAATTTGATTTTAATTGGTTGCTTAAGGAATTAATTGATATATTAAAAGTTCTAACTAACTCGCTATCATCTGCTATAGTTGCAGACATGTATATTCTGCGTTGTGCATTTTGGAATGAAGGGAAAAGATGAATTAAAGGTAAAACAGGGGTAATAGTAAACCCTTTCTTCGTTAAGATAGCATGACAGTATGAAAGATAATCGCTTATAAGTGGCCAAGACATTGAGTCTCCAGTCAAACTTCGCACTATTTGCCTTACTTCCTCTTTTCTCAGATTCCAAGCCCAATATGGGATTTCTAATATACTATTACTCTCACCTGAC from Citrobacter amalonaticus Y19 includes:
- a CDS encoding DEAD/DEAH box helicase family protein, coding for MMVDFGKLRDNQRKPAPIEPLEIFRRLPKPAGMNDLYSSQSDVLENWFNIRNQKDIIFKLHTGGGKTLVGLLMAQSSLNEKKGPVLYLAPNKNLVSQTREKAKDIGIQTVSYVPGTALHEDFINSKAIMVATYSALFNGRSKFGVLGDGKELIETGTIILDDAHSSFSVVRECFTFEVLSKKNRIVFEEISSLFRADFVALEKEGTFDSIMSGESNSILEIPYWAWNLRKEEVRQIVRSLTGDSMSWPLISDYLSYCHAILTKKGFTITPVLPLIHLFPSFQNAQRRIYMSATIADDSELVRTFNISINSLSNQLKSNSLAGISERMILIPELMPFQFNIDDTIKKLVIWLSENKKRVLILTPSTLQAEKWRDVSKIPKNNGEVDTFIKELINGTSDRPLTLINRYDGIDLPGEACRLVVMDELPKGTSDYDNYRAMALAGGAAINQLLAQRIEQGIGRGARGSGDYCIIIMAGKALSSWIARESNFSLLTNATRAQIDMGNTVSKEISSAKELAETMRKSLNRDEEWVEYHAETLAESVGKNHTNNSDLEYSLTERKSLELWLNGHSEKAIARIREFTSNKIVDQKSKGWLLQLAAKISHHWGQEELSADLQKEAFACNIHLQRPQVKPPYIKMNIPDEQSKSISSLFDGYRARLGVYREFESNTSFLHENASSNQFEESLCNLGKYLGFSSERFDNNGDGPDVMWITHDKTAYLIEAKSGKKERNPLNKKEHGQLLIAELWFIANYGREYNILRVSVQHDDKATHNAYATDSFVLTMAKIKELRTDASKIIKEISQSQLQKEELPNLASQLLMASKVRMKELVHNYLENFNKS